GGCAATATACTCCCAGTGGCAGGGATATCTTGATGAAACACCGATGAAAAGGATGATGGATTTTCTCAAAAGCCAGGACGTAGACATTATCCATCTTCATACGAGTGGTCATGCAGGTATGAGAACACTCAAGAAGGTCATTGATGTGGTAAAACCAAAAACGATAATACCCATTCACACTTTCTATCCTGAACTTTACGAGAAATTCGGCGCCAATGTGCTCAAGTTGGAAGACGGACAGGAGATTTCCGTATAGGTTTTCATGGAAACACTTGGGCAGCCAGAAAGGAGATGGGATCATGAATATACAGAGGTCTGGGAAAGATTGCTTCAAACCCTAAAATCAGATAAATGGGATACAGATATATATGATGAAGATTGTTCGGCTCATGAAGAAATATATGCATACAAAGTGAATGGTCCGCTTGGCGTATTTAACCATATTGAGATATTCTTGTGCGAACTTGACAACAACTCCAACAACGTCGAAATCAGGTTCATGTTTTTTGCGGATCCACGGTTAGCAGGTCAGAAAAAAAGGATTCTCGGGAAAAAGGTAAAAGAGAATGACTTTTTTACATTTAAAGACTTTTGTATGCAACTTTTTGCATGTGCAGGTATCAAGGCATTGCAGCAGGAGATAGAAAGCTCCCCGCGATACCGTCGCTCTGTCCGGTTCGGAGATGAGGATTTGATTCCAGCGTATTTTGTCGAGGTGGTATTCTGGAAAGAGCCTGAAATTTCTGCACAAAGAGGTCAGAGAAAACAACGGATTTCCAGAAAACGCAAGTTGTGCTAATTATAATTATTCATCAGATTGTCTTGTGCTTGGAGAGGTTGGCAGCAAGCCGTGGCTGCATGATAACCTCAGCGACGCCGGCTGGCTTGAAGACATTGTATGTGTACACTGGTCGCTGCGGTCGCCTATGGATGGTCGGATATATGAAATTGATGAAGAAAAAATAGTAACATATGCGGCTACTTCTGGTGTCGATGTAAAACAAGAATAAGCAAGAATTTATATGCCTTCCATGATTGACCATTTATCACTGGATTGCCCTCAAGAATCCTATCCCCCTTTTCTTCTCCTGTTTGTGTCTTGCCTCATTCATAAGCGATGCAATCAGTTTTTCATGGGTTATTGCTGCTGCATCCACAAAGACAAATTGTTCTTTCACCACAGCAAAGTCGCCGGGAGTAAGGTTGCTCATACACCTTATCTGTTGTGTGTCCTGCTCAGAAATGGCAGACCCGTGGCTCACCAGTGGTGTCAAGAGCTTCTGGTAGAAATGAACATTGCCTTCAGGAGTTAATGGATGGAACTCTATCTTGAAGCGGAATCTCCGTAGTGCAGCATGGTCTAATCCGTCTATATCATTTGTTGCAAAGATAACAATACCGAAGAAGCTGTCAAGCTGGGCAAGGATTTCATTGGTAAAGCTCTTTTCCCATGAATGATCGGCAGAACTTCTCGGATAAAGGAAACTGTCCGCCTCGTCGAAAAAAAGTATACCGCCCTCTGTCTGGGCCTCATTGAAGGCACCGGCAATATTCGCCTCTGTATCGCCCACCCACTTTGATTTGATATCACTGCTTCTTTTCAGAACCACTTCCTTGTCGAGAATGTTTCCCAGATAGTGGACAAATTCTGTTTTTCCCGTTCCCGGTGGTCCGTAAAGAAGGAGCGGCAGGGAGTGCTCTTTATGCTCCTGCAGTTTTACATATTGCCGGGTGATTGAAATGATTTCGTCAAGGTCATGTGAGACATTGAGTCCTTCGAGAAAATACTGCCGCATATCCTTTTTCTTTGATAATGCAGGTGCTTCACCCATTGTTGCCCTTTCATGATTTTTTAAAACAGTTTTGATCATCTTAAGGACAACGTCTTTCTGCGGCTTTGATTGGCCTTCACAGATGTTGATTGCATTGACAATCCCTCCGGCATCTACGGGATATGCTTTGCAGAGGTCATGAAGTTCCTCATCATTGAAGATATACTCAAGACTTTTCTTTTTTAGCTCATGTTTTAATATAGAGAGTCGCCCTTTTGTAGTAACCTTCTTGAATTCCATGGTAAAGGAGAACCTCCGCATGGTGGATGGATGGATTTGTCCCGTTCTGTTGGTGATCCAGACCGCTCTTTTCCCGTGCGTTTCGAGCATCCCGTTGATCCAGCTTTTATTGGTCTTGCTGTTGACAAAGAATGAAGCGCTGGTATTGAGAATCTCATCGGCCTCATCAATAAGAATGAGAGAACTGTTCCTGTCTGCCATATTAAACGCAGCATATACAGAGCGAAGTCTGTCGCTGTGGTCGTCATCGTTGGGTATATTAACGGAAAGAAGCTCCCTCGAATACTGTTTGGCAATCACTTTCGCGAGGGATGATTTTCCTGTTCCCGGCGGACCATAGAAGAGGATGTTACAACCCTTATCGCCTTCCATGAGGGTATTGAGGATAAGAAGTTCCTCCTCGGAAACATCAAAATCCCTTAAATCAAGGCAGGTATCATTTGTGGTGTTGAAAAATTGATTGGATATATCGGTTGTTAAGAATCCGGAAAGATAGTTTTCTGCCCATGTAGTTGCCTCTATGCAATCATGATTCTTTTCGAGGAGGGAAGCGGTGAATAGCAGCCGTTTTGAAAAATTGCTTAAAAACTTAGTTTTATCGTGTCCCAGGATAATATGGCCCATATTCTTGAAGGTTGAATAGTTAGAAAAGTCTATTACCCCGTTATTAGTCAAACGATTGGCCAAGGGCTGATATAACCACACAAAATAGAAGAAAGCAAGAATGTCAACTTCTTCATCGTTAAGGCTGAATGCTCTTTTGATATTATTAAGTCGGATTGATAGCTCTTCATCATCCTGGGAGATTATTTTATTTAGCTTGTTTTCTATCTCAGAAAGAACTTTCCCGATCATTATCTTGCCAAAATAGTTCTTGGATGCATCATGCTTTATCCAGATATTAAAATCATCTGAAGACTCGCAGAGGGGTGCTTCGGGATATTCTTCTCTTATCATGTCACCGATTATTCTGAGTCCCAGAAAATCTGAAACGAGGCCGAATATGATATCTGGATACCGTTCCGTGAGCCACGATTCGATAATATTTGCAATATACAACAGAACCGTTTTTTCCTCACATGCGCTATTGAAAAAAAACTCGCCATCGCTTTTTACTCCTCGTCCGGAAGATCTTCTTCTTATCATCGTTACTCCCTGAAAATTATTATTTCTGTTTCAGAGATATAAATACCACACCATGCTGACAACACTATGGCAGTGAGAAACAATTATTTTTACAATATTATCAGCAAGAGATGCCGTTAAAAAAGTCAGTTTCCATGATTTGAGGGGTATGGCAGTTGTTTTGATTCCGATAAACAGACGATTACCGCATGAAGTTCTGTATCTTTGATGAAGTTGTATAATTGTGTAGTAGGGAAGAAGACCAGATTCTGAAGGGACAGAAAACAATCTGCCAAGCATTTGCACCTTTCAACTGGTTATCCACAAATCCTGACAGGTGCCTTATGGGCAGATTTGTATTTGAAGTCGA
The sequence above is a segment of the Pseudomonadota bacterium genome. Coding sequences within it:
- a CDS encoding ATP-binding protein, translating into MIRRRSSGRGVKSDGEFFFNSACEEKTVLLYIANIIESWLTERYPDIIFGLVSDFLGLRIIGDMIREEYPEAPLCESSDDFNIWIKHDASKNYFGKIMIGKVLSEIENKLNKIISQDDEELSIRLNNIKRAFSLNDEEVDILAFFYFVWLYQPLANRLTNNGVIDFSNYSTFKNMGHIILGHDKTKFLSNFSKRLLFTASLLEKNHDCIEATTWAENYLSGFLTTDISNQFFNTTNDTCLDLRDFDVSEEELLILNTLMEGDKGCNILFYGPPGTGKSSLAKVIAKQYSRELLSVNIPNDDDHSDRLRSVYAAFNMADRNSSLILIDEADEILNTSASFFVNSKTNKSWINGMLETHGKRAVWITNRTGQIHPSTMRRFSFTMEFKKVTTKGRLSILKHELKKKSLEYIFNDEELHDLCKAYPVDAGGIVNAINICEGQSKPQKDVVLKMIKTVLKNHERATMGEAPALSKKKDMRQYFLEGLNVSHDLDEIISITRQYVKLQEHKEHSLPLLLYGPPGTGKTEFVHYLGNILDKEVVLKRSSDIKSKWVGDTEANIAGAFNEAQTEGGILFFDEADSFLYPRSSADHSWEKSFTNEILAQLDSFFGIVIFATNDIDGLDHAALRRFRFKIEFHPLTPEGNVHFYQKLLTPLVSHGSAISEQDTQQIRCMSNLTPGDFAVVKEQFVFVDAAAITHEKLIASLMNEARHKQEKKRGIGFLRAIQ